The Negativicoccus succinicivorans genome segment CACTGAAGATATTGAAGCGGTTGTAAATGAAATCATTAGCGAGTGGCACCGGTGCGTGATCTAGGTATCTGAAAATCGTAGTACTGAACTCTTTTGACACTGATGAAAAAATACTTGCGGGAAGTAGGTATTTGAAAATAATGAATAGTAGCAGAATATTATTTCGCAGCAGGTGCTTTTGAGATATTTCGAAGCGACTGCAAAAGTCTAAAATAAGTGGGATGCCATTTTTCATTAAGGGTAAATCGTCTTTGTTTATAAAGCTTCCAGAGTGGGCGCAGACATTGCGTATTACACGTAGCGTTTCCATCGTGGTACGTAATTGGCTTGGTGTTAAGGCGAAGTTTTCTGCAATGAGAGATTGTATCTTTAGCTTTTTATAGAATTGGCAAATGTCGCCAAGCATTAGGCGGTTGATAAACACCCAAATTGGTATGTGCCCGTGATTTTTCCTATAATGCACAAATGAAGGTGTGTTCCCGTTAAATAATGTACTAAAGCCGTCGATCAGTTGTTCTGCACCGTTTTGATAATTTTCACTTTGCAAATAAGGCTCTTTATAATTATCGTCTACGACCGTATCTGCGTGGGGTCCGTATTTTTTCGCAAATTCATAAGCAATAGTTGTTTTGAGCACCTCTTCGCACTGAAGAATGGGGTAAAAAATGACTGATTTTATCCGGCGGTCTATTTGATGAAAACTATAAAGGGTAAAAAAGTCGATGCCTTCTTTATATTGATCGGGCGCAGTTAAAAATGGTTTATTGTATAGGTTAATGACATTGTAGTAGCCATCGGTTTTAAGGATGTCTTTTACGTAGTTAGTGTTGTGGGAGATAACAAACTTTCTAAGCTCTAAAGAAAATTTTTCTCTCTCTTTTTCGCTCACAGAATCGGGAAGAGAGAAAGATAAATTTGGCTCAGCGGTGTCTTTTATATGCGCTAGGATTTTAAGTAAAGCGGGGTAATTGATGTAGTTTAGTAAAAACTCTAGGTCGCAATCCGGTAAAAGATTCCTAGATTTGATGATTTCAAGTTGTTCGTCGTATGTTTTAAATGGTTTCATAAAAGATAATAGCCGTACACAATATTGTGTACGGCTATTCAGGTTGCAACTGCAAAGCAGTCTCCCCAGTTCACTTGTACACAATATATCACAATAACTGTAGGCTGTCAA includes the following:
- a CDS encoding Abi family protein is translated as MKPFKTYDEQLEIIKSRNLLPDCDLEFLLNYINYPALLKILAHIKDTAEPNLSFSLPDSVSEKEREKFSLELRKFVISHNTNYVKDILKTDGYYNVINLYNKPFLTAPDQYKEGIDFFTLYSFHQIDRRIKSVIFYPILQCEEVLKTTIAYEFAKKYGPHADTVVDDNYKEPYLQSENYQNGAEQLIDGFSTLFNGNTPSFVHYRKNHGHIPIWVFINRLMLGDICQFYKKLKIQSLIAENFALTPSQLRTTMETLRVIRNVCAHSGSFINKDDLPLMKNGIPLILDFCSRFEISQKHLLRNNILLLFIIFKYLLPASIFSSVSKEFSTTIFRYLDHAPVPLANDFIYNRFNIFSESDFNRKVEYIARYDVFH